The DNA window GTTGGCGAAAGATTCGCCGGGTCACCTGCTCGCGTCCTCGGACGCGGTCGGCAACGCCGACGAGACTGAGCGCGCGCACTGGACTCTCGGCGATTCGGTGACGCTACGAGGCCACGACGAACCGACTCGGCTCGCGCTTCCGGTTCAACCGGCCCGGAATTCCTTGGCGACCTGAACCGCATCGTCGAGCGAGTCGAACACGATCGCGTGATGGCCTTGCCGGGTGTCTGCGGGCATCACCTTGTGGTCGGGGTCGACCAGGAAGCCTTCCTTATTCATGGCCGTCAGGTCTGTCCGCAAACCGGCGAGCATATTGCGGGCGGCACCGTTGATGTCGTCAATGCGCGACAACTCCAGAATGGCAACGTCATAGTCGCCTCGCTCGTTTTCTACCGTGCGAAGCACTTGTTCAGCACCGGCGAATAACAAATCGCCGTGCAGCTCGTATACCCGCACGCCCTCACACAGGTCGTAGCGCGCCCGGATCGTTGAGGAGGATTCCCTTGTGACAGTGAGGAAATGCAAACCTAGCCGCGCAGACAGGCTGCGACACACCCGCACTCCGCGCACACTGTTGCCCTTGGCATCCAACAGCGGTGAGTAGACTCCGATCCCCAACTGCCCGGGCAATACCGCGACAATGCCGCCACCCACCCCGCTCTTGGCCGGCATACCGACCGCACTCACCCAATCCCCGGCTGCGTCGTACATTCCGCAGGTCACCATCACACTCAGCGTGCGCTGCACCACCGCGCTGTCGGTCACCCGTCGCCCGGTACATGGATTCACGCCGCCGCGCGCAAGCGTCGTCGCCATCCGGGCGAGATCGGTGCTGGTCACCCTGAGCGAGCACTGGCGAAAATACACGTCGAGCACTTCGTCGGGGTCGCCGTCGAGCACCCCGAAGCTCTGCAGCATGTAGGCGATGGCGCGGTTGCGGCTGCCAGTGGCCTTTTCCGAGGCGTACACATCGTGGTCGATGTCAAGTTTGCGGCCGGCACAGCGGGAGTAGAACTCGTGGATCCGTGCGAACCGCTCGTCGGGTGTGGTGCCCGGGACCAGGGAGACGGCGGCGATCGCGCCGGCGTTGATCATGGGGTTCTTCGGCCTCTTGGTGGTGTCGTCGACGCTGATCTCGTTGAAGGCCTCACCCGACGGCTCGACGCCGATCTTCGCGTCGACTACGTCCTGCCCGACCTGGTCGAGCGCGAGCGCATACGTAAACGGCTTCGAAATCGACTGGATCGTGAATTCGGTTGCTGCATCGCCTGATTCGTAAACAAACCCGTCTGATGATGACAGCGACAGTCCGAATTCGGTCGGGTCGGCATTGGCAAGTTCGGGGATGTAATCGGCCACCGCCCCTTCGGTGTCTCCGGCGTGCTCATCGCGGATCTGGTCCAGGTACTGCTGCACCAGTTCGGCCACGGTGTCCGAGTGTAATTCCGAAGTTGCGTGTCGTCGGATTCGTCACACCGTCCACCAGGTAAGTGATACCGAGCGTCACATTAATTAGAATGGAGGTTGTGAACGGTTCGGTTGCCCCCGAGGGGCTGCTCAAGATCGAGGACTGTCTCGACGCTGACGGTGGCATTGTGCTGCCGCCCGGCGTCACGCTGATATCGCTCATCGACCGCAACATCGCCAACGTCGGTGACGCCGTTGCCTACCGCTACCTCGACTTCACGCGCTCAGAGGACGCTCCCGCCGTCGAATTGACATGGAAGCAACTCGGCTGTCGGATGCGGGCCGTCGGGGCCCGGCTGCAACAGATGACCTCGCGCGGTGACCGGGTGGCAGTCCTGGCGCCGCAGGGCCTCGACTACGTCACGGCGTTCTTCGCAGCGGTCAAGGCGGGGACGATCGCGGTGCCCTTGTTCGCCCCCGAACTCCAGGGGCACACCGAACGCCTGGAAACGGCGCTGCGCGATGCGCGACCCACGGCCATCCTGACGACAGTCGCAGCGGCCGAAACGGTACGAGAGTTCCTCGCAAACCTCGCTTTTGCACGCACGATCCCCGTCATCGCAGTCGACGCCATCGAAGACTCGGCCGCCGAGGATTTCGTTCCGGCCGACATCGACGTGGACGAGGTCTCGCATCTGCAGTACACCTCGGGTTCGACGCGGTCGCCCGTCGGGGTGGAAATCACTCACCGCGCGGTCGGAACCAACCTGCTGCAGATGATCCTGTCCATCGACCTGCTCGACAGGAACACCCACGGCGTCAGCTGGCTTCCGCTGTACCACGACATGGGGTTGTCGATGATCGGCTTCCCGGCGGTGTACGGGGGCCACTCGACGCTGATGTCACCGACTGCCTTCATTCGCCGGCCGCAGCGCTGGATCCGCGCATTGTCGGACGGATCGCGGGAAGGGCGTGTGGTCACCGCGGCACCGAACTTCGCCTACGAGTACACCGCACAGCGCGGCCGACCCGCGCCCGCAGAGGAACTCGACCTCGGCAATGTGGTGATGATCATCGGCTCTGAGCCGGTCAGCATGGAAGCGATCACCGCGTTTCATGACGCGTTCGCGTCGTACGGATTGCCGGCCACGGCGATCAAACCGTCGTATGGGATCGCCGAGGCGACCCTGTTCGTGTCGACCATCGCTCCGCCGGCCCGTGCCACGGTCGCATTCCTCGACCGAGGCCGACTTACCGAAGGTGAGGCGGTGCGCGTCGCGGCGCATGCCGAGAACGCGGTCGCGCACGTGTCGTGTGGTCAGGTCGCCCGCAGCCAGTGGGCCGTGATCGTCGACCCCGACGCCCAGACCGAACTCGCCGACGGACGGGTCGGCGAGATCTGGCTGCACGGAAACAACACCGCCAGGCGGTATTTCCGACGGCCCGAGGCATCCCGGCAGACCTTCGATGCCACGCTGCGTTCCCGGCTGGAGTTGGGAAGCCATGCCGACGGCTCACCGGGTGACGCCACATGGCTGCGCACCGGCGATCTCGGGGTCTACCTCGACGGCGAGTTGTACGTGATCGGGCGCCGCGCTGACGTGATTGCGGTCGACGGCCGCGACCACTCCCCGCAGGACGTCGAGGCCACCGCGCAGGCCGCGTCGCCGATGGTGCGCCGCGGTTACGTCGCGGCGTTCTCCACCGAAGCCGGCGTCGTCATCGTCGCGGAGCGCGCGTCGGGTACTCGCCGCGCCGATCCCGATGCGGCGGTCGAAGCGATCCGCGCGGCCGTCGTCGATGTCCACGGACTCGACGTCGCGGACATCCGATTCGTGCCGGCCGGTGCCATCCCGCGCACCACGAGCGGCAAGGTGGCCCATCGCGCGTGCCGCGCCGAATATCTCAGCGGCGACTTACGCGGGTAACCTTCGGGTCCGCTGGTCAGCTGTCGCCGCCGCCGACCTCGGCAGGCAGGGGCGGCGGCAACGGCGTTGTCGGCGTTGCCGACGGTGACGCCTCAGCCGGCGAGCCACCTACGCCGGACTGTTGCGGGGCATGGAAGTCGATCATCGTTTCCTCGCGGATTATTTCCCTGCCCGCGCTGACGACCAAGGAGTCTTCGGTCACCCAGTAGGTGATGCCGTCGTTTTCGGCGGTGTAACCCTCGGTGGATTTCTCGGCGGGGACGATCAGCTTGGCCCCGTCGCTCAACCGCACGCCGCGGTACTCATACTCACCGTCGGACACACAGATCGCCACCCGCGATGTTTTCGTGCTGCCGAAGACGACGGCCTCGCTTGGCTTGGTGCAACGCGCAGTGGAGTCGATGTAGCCCTGAACGTCGGCGGAAGGGGCCGCCGTGGCCGAAGCCGGCACGGCAAAGGCCAGCGCTGAGCACACCGCCGCGGCGGCGGTCAGGCGAAGGAGGACCAGCGCACGAATCGACATCACCGTCCACCTGAGCACGAACTGGTCTGGCACGCGAGTACCGATGCCGACAATTGTCGGGGATCGTTAGCGCACTGACATCGGAAGCTCCCGTGGTCAGCGCGGCCGCAGCGACGACCATGTCGGTTTTCCGCCAGTGATGTCGGTGGGCACGTGTAATCGTTGAGGCGTGCACGACGATTTCGACCGTTGTTACCGAGCCGTCCAATCCAAGGACGCGCGGTTCGACGGCTGGTTCGTGACCGCCGTGCTGACCACGAAGATCTACTGCAGGCCCAGCTGCCCGGTGCGCCCACCATTCGCCCGCAACATGCGGTTCTACCCCACCGCGGCTGCCGCGCAGAAAGCCGGCTTCCGGGCCTGCAAGCGTTGCCGGCCAGACGCCTCGCCGGGATCGCCGGAGTGGAACGTGCGCGGCGACGTCGTCGCCAGAGCGATGCGTCTGATCACCGACGGAACGGTCGACCGTGAAGGGGTCACGGGCCTCGCTGCTCGCGTCGGATACACCACGCGCCAGCTCGAGCGGCTGTTGCAGGCAGAGGTGGGGGCGAATCCGCTTGCGCTGGCGAGGGCTCAGCGCACGCAGACCGCTCGCGTGCTCATCGAAACCACCGAATTGCCGTTCAGCGACGTCGCATTCGCGGCCGGCTTCTCCAGCATCCGCCAGTTCAACGACACGGTACGAGCGGTATGCGATCTGACTCCCACCGCGCTGCGTCACCGTGCGCGCTCGCGGTTCAGCCGCGGGGAGGGTGCGGGCGACGCGCTGTCCTTGCGGCTGCCGGTACGCACGCCGTTCGCATACGAGGGGCTCTTCGGCCATCTGGCGGCCAGTGCGGTGCCCGGCGTCGAGGAGGTGCGAGACGGCAGCTACCGGCGGACGCTGAGGCTGGCCAATGGCAACGGAATCGTCAGTCTCACACCACAACCCGATCATGTGCAATGCGATATCAGGTTGGACGACTTCCGGGATCTCGCCGCGGCCATCGCCCGATGCCGGCGTCTGCTCGACCTCGATGCGGATCCGGAGGCGGTCGTCGACGCGCTGAGCGCCGACCCGGACCTCAGTGTGCTGGTCGCCAAGGCGCCTGGGCAGCGCATACCACGGACCGTCGACGAGCAGGAACTGGCGCTGCGGGTGGTGCTTGGTCAGCAGGTATCGATCAAGGCCGCGCGCACGCACGCGGCCCGCATCGTCACCGCCTACGGTCAACCGGTCACCGATGTCGACGGTGGTCTCACGCATGCGTTCCCGGCGGTCGAGGATCTCGCCGAGATCGACCCGGTGCACCTCGCCTTTCCGAAGTCCCGCCAGCGGACGCTGATCACGCTGATCCGTGCGCTGGCCGGACGAGATGTCGTTCTGGACGCCGGATGCGACTGGGAGCGCGCCCGTGCACAGCTGGTGGAATTGCCCGGCATCGGACCGTGGACCGCAGAGGTGATCGCGATGCGGGGCCTCGGCGACCCTGATGCGTTTCCTGCCAGCGATCTCGGAGTGCGCATCGCTGCACAGCAGTTGGGTCTGCCGGCTGAGCCGCGGCCACTCGTCGGGCACAGCATGCGATGGCGTCCGTGGCGCTCGTACGCGACCCAGCACCTGTGGACGGCTTTGGATCACGCGGTCAACTCGTGGCCGCCAAAGGAGAAGTGAATGGAAACCCTGCAATTTCGCGCCGTCCACAGTCCCGTCGGCCTGCTCACCCTGGCCGGCAGGGGCGGACGGTTGAGGCACCTGCGGATGGTCGACCAGACCTATGAACCCAGCCACGAAGGATGGGAAACCGACAACAACGCGTTTCCCGACGCCGTCGAGCAGCTGGAGGCCTATTTCGCCCGGGAGAGAACCGATTTCGATTTGAGTCTTGATTTGGTTGGCACCGAGTTCCAGCGTCGTGTGTGGACCGCCCTGTTGACGATCCCGTACGGCGAGACTCGGTCCTACGGCGAGATCGCCACACAGATCGGGTCGCCCGGCGCCCTGACTTAGGACACTGTCGCTGGGATTTCTGAGTTGCACTCGTTTGACCTGG is part of the Mycolicibacterium tusciae JS617 genome and encodes:
- a CDS encoding fatty acyl-AMP ligase, which translates into the protein MEVVNGSVAPEGLLKIEDCLDADGGIVLPPGVTLISLIDRNIANVGDAVAYRYLDFTRSEDAPAVELTWKQLGCRMRAVGARLQQMTSRGDRVAVLAPQGLDYVTAFFAAVKAGTIAVPLFAPELQGHTERLETALRDARPTAILTTVAAAETVREFLANLAFARTIPVIAVDAIEDSAAEDFVPADIDVDEVSHLQYTSGSTRSPVGVEITHRAVGTNLLQMILSIDLLDRNTHGVSWLPLYHDMGLSMIGFPAVYGGHSTLMSPTAFIRRPQRWIRALSDGSREGRVVTAAPNFAYEYTAQRGRPAPAEELDLGNVVMIIGSEPVSMEAITAFHDAFASYGLPATAIKPSYGIAEATLFVSTIAPPARATVAFLDRGRLTEGEAVRVAAHAENAVAHVSCGQVARSQWAVIVDPDAQTELADGRVGEIWLHGNNTARRYFRRPEASRQTFDATLRSRLELGSHADGSPGDATWLRTGDLGVYLDGELYVIGRRADVIAVDGRDHSPQDVEATAQAASPMVRRGYVAAFSTEAGVVIVAERASGTRRADPDAAVEAIRAAVVDVHGLDVADIRFVPAGAIPRTTSGKVAHRACRAEYLSGDLRG
- the glsA gene encoding glutaminase A, with translation MAELVQQYLDQIRDEHAGDTEGAVADYIPELANADPTEFGLSLSSSDGFVYESGDAATEFTIQSISKPFTYALALDQVGQDVVDAKIGVEPSGEAFNEISVDDTTKRPKNPMINAGAIAAVSLVPGTTPDERFARIHEFYSRCAGRKLDIDHDVYASEKATGSRNRAIAYMLQSFGVLDGDPDEVLDVYFRQCSLRVTSTDLARMATTLARGGVNPCTGRRVTDSAVVQRTLSVMVTCGMYDAAGDWVSAVGMPAKSGVGGGIVAVLPGQLGIGVYSPLLDAKGNSVRGVRVCRSLSARLGLHFLTVTRESSSTIRARYDLCEGVRVYELHGDLLFAGAEQVLRTVENERGDYDVAILELSRIDDINGAARNMLAGLRTDLTAMNKEGFLVDPDHKVMPADTRQGHHAIVFDSLDDAVQVAKEFRAG
- a CDS encoding DNA-3-methyladenine glycosylase 2 family protein; protein product: MHDDFDRCYRAVQSKDARFDGWFVTAVLTTKIYCRPSCPVRPPFARNMRFYPTAAAAQKAGFRACKRCRPDASPGSPEWNVRGDVVARAMRLITDGTVDREGVTGLAARVGYTTRQLERLLQAEVGANPLALARAQRTQTARVLIETTELPFSDVAFAAGFSSIRQFNDTVRAVCDLTPTALRHRARSRFSRGEGAGDALSLRLPVRTPFAYEGLFGHLAASAVPGVEEVRDGSYRRTLRLANGNGIVSLTPQPDHVQCDIRLDDFRDLAAAIARCRRLLDLDADPEAVVDALSADPDLSVLVAKAPGQRIPRTVDEQELALRVVLGQQVSIKAARTHAARIVTAYGQPVTDVDGGLTHAFPAVEDLAEIDPVHLAFPKSRQRTLITLIRALAGRDVVLDAGCDWERARAQLVELPGIGPWTAEVIAMRGLGDPDAFPASDLGVRIAAQQLGLPAEPRPLVGHSMRWRPWRSYATQHLWTALDHAVNSWPPKEK